One genomic window of Halomicrobium sp. LC1Hm includes the following:
- a CDS encoding serine/threonine-protein kinase gives MTDPRIPDRSAVASPPRRDLDYRTIDAAKSPLDAGGQALVYEAAVPDDEPPDRIALKEPADPGTLTGDVVETFLEEARTWELVDRREREKRRWADSEHVVGVIDTGERLPWIAMEFMDGGDLAQRLDGTDGLALDEALWVGECVCRGIELAHNYGVAHLDVKPSNVLFRTTSGDAWDVPKIADWGLARSLSEHTRTMEGLSVTYAAPEQFEPDEFGDPDMLTDVYQVGALVYALLTGRPPYVGNRMSVMHDVVYGDPPAPPSAHRDDVSPALDAIVSTALETSKRDRYDAIQIFRQALQAARTDSALPPIVADRLSADDRSPRVDAAESASTDADSTEVASSEDDATDTDTDDPDEDLTFRERVEQIREERSEDGESSSDDDSDTAEADESGEDENLSFRERVEQIREERSEDGESPSNDDTDTAEADESEDEDLSFRERVEQIREERSEDGESSADDSPETDGDTSEDDAGGSGDLRTDGWFDPAAFPEGSERDLAAAIDGIDSGTDELSLADAIARCDDRSLAAVLAAMDAPDH, from the coding sequence ATGACTGATCCTCGGATTCCCGACCGCTCGGCGGTCGCGAGTCCGCCGCGTCGAGACCTCGATTACCGGACGATCGACGCCGCGAAGTCCCCGCTCGACGCCGGTGGACAGGCACTCGTCTACGAGGCGGCCGTCCCGGACGACGAGCCGCCCGATCGGATCGCTCTCAAGGAGCCCGCAGACCCCGGAACGCTGACCGGTGACGTGGTCGAGACGTTCCTGGAAGAGGCCCGCACCTGGGAGCTGGTCGACCGCCGCGAGCGCGAGAAGCGCCGGTGGGCGGACTCCGAGCACGTCGTCGGCGTGATCGACACCGGCGAGCGCCTGCCCTGGATCGCGATGGAGTTCATGGACGGCGGCGACCTCGCCCAGCGCCTCGACGGCACCGACGGGCTGGCACTGGACGAAGCCCTGTGGGTCGGCGAGTGTGTCTGTCGCGGGATCGAACTCGCCCACAACTACGGGGTCGCCCACCTCGACGTCAAACCGTCGAACGTGCTGTTTCGAACCACGTCGGGCGACGCCTGGGATGTGCCGAAGATCGCCGACTGGGGGCTCGCCCGCTCGCTCTCGGAACACACCCGCACGATGGAGGGACTCTCGGTCACCTACGCCGCACCCGAGCAGTTCGAACCCGACGAGTTCGGCGACCCGGACATGCTGACCGACGTGTACCAGGTCGGAGCGCTGGTCTACGCGCTGCTCACCGGTCGCCCGCCCTACGTCGGCAACCGGATGAGCGTCATGCACGACGTCGTGTACGGTGATCCGCCAGCACCGCCGAGCGCGCACCGCGACGACGTGTCTCCGGCACTCGACGCCATCGTCTCGACCGCCCTCGAAACGAGCAAGCGCGACCGCTACGACGCCATCCAGATCTTCAGGCAAGCACTCCAGGCGGCCCGGACGGATAGCGCGCTCCCTCCCATCGTCGCCGACCGCCTCTCGGCAGACGACCGCTCGCCCCGCGTCGACGCCGCAGAGAGCGCATCCACGGACGCCGATTCGACCGAAGTTGCCTCTAGCGAGGACGACGCGACGGACACGGACACCGACGACCCCGACGAGGACCTGACCTTCAGGGAGCGCGTCGAACAGATCAGAGAGGAGCGATCCGAGGACGGCGAATCATCGTCGGACGACGACTCGGACACCGCCGAAGCGGACGAGAGCGGAGAGGACGAGAATCTGAGCTTCAGAGAGCGCGTCGAGCAGATCAGGGAGGAACGCTCCGAGGACGGAGAATCACCCTCGAACGACGACACGGACACCGCCGAAGCGGACGAGAGCGAGGACGAGGATCTGAGCTTCAGGGAGCGCGTCGAGCAGATCAGAGAGGAACGCTCCGAGGACGGCGAGTCTTCGGCGGACGACAGCCCCGAGACGGACGGCGATACGTCCGAGGACGACGCTGGGGGGAGCGGCGACCTGCGGACCGACGGCTGGTTCGACCCGGCTGCGTTCCCCGAGGGCAGCGAGCGAGACCTCGCGGCGGCAATCGACGGGATCGACTCCGGAACCGACGAGCTGTCACTCGCCGACGCGATCGCCAGGTGCGACGATCGGTCTCTCGCGGCGGTGCTCGCCGCGATGGACGCCCCCGATCACTGA
- a CDS encoding PQQ-binding-like beta-propeller repeat protein, whose translation MRVDALQRVSRLRSKADSERHTVAADEIEELTELLEYPQPTAPASPAESAEAPLDGGDVRAGAALALATVARDRPDAVVPAVDGLRQCLTDTHPGLRGNAALALAAVAEAHPEEVRPAVPDLRTLLYEARNATRATVTPAEYPESIQPLVAELRSLRNDERDTARAAGAIALKNVASAYPGSVVPVVDSLLTLLDEEKAATRTAAAEALQNVASERPTAIEPAVDDLQDTLDDDDQRVREAAERALAVLDGDSVESAAAEETAQAASNRQQHQRTTTMDSAHEPDLDEGGETPSVSLDPSALRHDDVIGRTATTVVHRVRRPGEDGPDDIAVKHPARHGTLTEETIDGFDHEARQWAGLDDHPNVVSVIDWGYDPLPWLRGDAPVPWIATEVVDGPDLRAVAEDATVEQSLWTAQRLVDAVWHAHHRGVVHLDLKPSNVLFTSGEPDRWPIPKVADWELSRSLLGQGAAVGISTPGYCAPEQDGQGTTDQRTDQFQLGIVLYELFTGTHPFVDDFAATPERERIERVLDADHRPPSERRPELPAALDDVFERALARDPADRYEATIDLRRALERIAGEWESTPDDSESATEPATADRDPTPTTDPPAPETTSADRSGPTADDRDWPTLHGSASRSGPRQSAVGPTPPVTERWTFQAGDSIKGGPTVVDDTLYVGSDDMAVYALATASGETRWSYETDNPVQSPPTVVDGTVYVGSHDKHVYALDAATGETRWAVETGGMVDAAPAVVDGTVYVGSYDKHVYALDATTGDERWAVETDGKIGAVPTVVDGTVYASSGAGILAALDADSGEHLWRYPTGGPAMSTPAVSDGVLYTGTNDGCVVALDADTGTERWTFDAGGNGRSAPAICGDTVYAGSIDGYVLAIDADSGTERWRYDTTGQINSAPVVADDTLFVGSWDECLYALDAATGDERWHYRAGSLIDGSPAVAEGTVYVATHDGVVSALGEE comes from the coding sequence ATGCGTGTCGATGCATTGCAGCGGGTGTCTCGTCTCCGGTCCAAAGCCGACTCCGAGCGCCACACTGTCGCTGCAGACGAGATCGAGGAACTCACTGAACTGCTGGAGTATCCCCAACCGACGGCTCCTGCATCGCCCGCTGAATCGGCCGAGGCCCCTCTGGACGGCGGAGACGTTCGCGCTGGGGCGGCTCTGGCACTTGCGACCGTCGCTCGGGACCGACCAGACGCCGTCGTTCCTGCCGTGGATGGTCTCAGACAGTGTCTCACTGACACCCATCCGGGTTTACGTGGGAACGCCGCCCTCGCACTCGCTGCGGTCGCGGAGGCACACCCCGAGGAGGTCCGACCGGCGGTTCCCGACCTCCGGACGCTCCTTTATGAGGCGCGCAACGCGACACGCGCCACTGTGACGCCAGCGGAGTATCCCGAATCGATCCAGCCGCTGGTCGCGGAGCTCCGGTCGCTGCGAAACGACGAGCGTGACACGGCGCGTGCCGCCGGTGCCATCGCGCTCAAAAACGTCGCGAGCGCCTATCCCGGATCGGTCGTCCCCGTCGTCGACTCGCTTCTGACACTCCTCGACGAGGAGAAAGCCGCGACACGCACTGCGGCCGCCGAGGCGTTGCAAAACGTCGCCAGCGAACGACCGACTGCGATCGAACCGGCCGTCGACGATCTGCAGGACACACTCGACGACGACGACCAGCGCGTACGCGAAGCCGCCGAACGGGCGCTTGCGGTGCTCGACGGTGACTCCGTCGAGAGCGCAGCCGCCGAAGAGACCGCTCAGGCTGCGTCGAATCGCCAGCAACACCAACGAACCACGACCATGGACTCTGCACACGAACCAGATCTCGACGAGGGAGGAGAGACGCCGTCGGTGTCGCTCGACCCGTCCGCACTGCGCCACGACGACGTCATCGGCCGCACCGCGACGACGGTCGTCCACCGGGTCCGTCGCCCCGGCGAGGACGGGCCGGACGACATCGCCGTGAAACATCCCGCTCGACACGGGACGCTGACCGAGGAGACGATCGACGGGTTCGATCACGAGGCCCGGCAGTGGGCCGGCCTCGACGACCACCCGAACGTCGTCTCGGTGATCGACTGGGGGTACGACCCGCTCCCCTGGCTCCGCGGCGATGCGCCGGTGCCCTGGATCGCCACGGAGGTCGTCGACGGACCGGACCTTCGCGCCGTCGCCGAGGACGCGACGGTCGAGCAGTCGCTCTGGACCGCACAGCGACTCGTCGACGCGGTCTGGCACGCCCACCACCGCGGCGTCGTCCACCTCGACCTGAAGCCGTCGAACGTCCTGTTTACCTCCGGCGAGCCCGACCGGTGGCCGATTCCGAAAGTCGCCGACTGGGAGCTCTCCCGGTCGCTGCTGGGCCAGGGGGCCGCCGTCGGCATCTCGACGCCCGGCTACTGCGCCCCCGAACAGGACGGTCAGGGCACGACGGACCAGCGGACCGACCAGTTCCAGCTCGGGATCGTCCTCTACGAGCTGTTCACCGGAACGCATCCGTTCGTCGACGACTTCGCCGCGACCCCGGAACGAGAGCGCATCGAGCGCGTCCTCGACGCCGATCACAGGCCGCCCAGCGAGCGCCGTCCAGAGTTGCCGGCCGCTCTCGACGACGTGTTCGAGCGCGCACTGGCGCGGGACCCGGCCGATCGGTACGAGGCGACGATCGACCTCCGTCGCGCCCTGGAGCGGATCGCTGGGGAGTGGGAGTCGACGCCGGACGACTCGGAGAGCGCGACCGAGCCCGCGACGGCAGACCGCGACCCCACTCCGACGACCGATCCCCCCGCGCCGGAAACGACGAGTGCGGACCGCTCGGGGCCGACGGCCGACGACCGCGACTGGCCGACCCTCCACGGGAGCGCGTCGCGATCCGGCCCGCGACAGAGTGCGGTCGGTCCCACGCCACCCGTCACCGAACGCTGGACGTTCCAGGCGGGCGATTCGATCAAGGGTGGACCGACCGTCGTCGACGACACGCTGTACGTCGGGAGCGACGATATGGCCGTCTACGCACTGGCGACGGCGTCCGGTGAGACGCGGTGGAGCTACGAGACCGACAATCCGGTCCAGTCGCCGCCGACGGTCGTCGACGGGACGGTGTACGTCGGCAGCCACGACAAGCACGTGTACGCGCTCGACGCCGCGACCGGAGAGACTCGCTGGGCGGTCGAAACGGGCGGAATGGTCGACGCCGCGCCCGCAGTGGTCGACGGGACGGTGTACGTCGGCAGCTACGACAAGCACGTCTACGCGCTGGACGCCACGACGGGCGACGAGCGGTGGGCCGTCGAGACCGACGGCAAGATCGGCGCGGTCCCCACTGTCGTCGACGGGACGGTGTACGCCTCCAGTGGGGCCGGCATCCTCGCCGCGCTGGATGCCGACTCCGGCGAGCACCTGTGGCGCTACCCCACCGGCGGACCGGCGATGTCGACGCCAGCGGTCTCGGACGGCGTCCTCTATACGGGCACCAACGACGGGTGCGTCGTGGCCCTCGACGCCGACACGGGCACCGAGCGCTGGACGTTCGACGCCGGTGGCAACGGCCGGTCGGCACCGGCGATCTGTGGTGACACCGTGTACGCGGGCAGTATCGACGGCTACGTCCTCGCGATCGACGCGGACAGTGGCACCGAACGCTGGCGCTACGACACGACGGGACAGATCAACAGTGCGCCGGTCGTCGCCGACGACACCCTCTTCGTCGGGAGCTGGGACGAGTGTCTGTACGCGCTGGACGCCGCGACGGGGGACGAGCGGTGGCACTACCGGGCCGGCAGTCTCATCGACGGGTCGCCAGCAGTGGCAGAGGGCACGGTGTACGTCGCCACGCACGACGGCGTCGTGTCCGCGCTCGGCGAGGAGTAG
- a CDS encoding protein kinase, translating into MTDSEEEETPTLTEIFETVESEAELTGRNLTVLRTVLEREPAGITDLAEVLDHPHHELRYSLRVLEEENLIEPTAEGAVTTGDVVGSIEAANAGLEELQSGLRACAAAFGSDEGQSSEATEADALEGERRTEGTAGRETEQAEGQQTTDASPGEASSESASTAETASATETESAAENTDETESTAATEASADAQSSTATTVETASKVPDVASVQSPAREELAYADFEIEEQLGHGGSGVVHEAQYRVDGEPTTVALKVPNFEGTITSSVIEDFEQEAETWSLLSPRDHVVGVVDSGTQPKPWIAMEYMDGGTLRERLSEFSIEQAVWTCERIAQGVRHDQTGVLHLDLKPENVLFRRTGEGSWDVPKIADWGLARTLKEHQPTVEGMSPTYAAPEQFDAEEFGDPSSKTDIYQLGVLMYEVLTGRPPFEGNSVALMNAILTEEPEPPAAVDDRVPQAVSDAVMKALRKEPAERFSTVERLQSQLRAQL; encoded by the coding sequence ATGACGGATTCCGAGGAAGAGGAGACGCCGACGCTCACGGAGATATTCGAAACGGTCGAGAGCGAGGCCGAGCTCACCGGGCGGAATCTGACCGTGCTCCGAACCGTCCTCGAACGGGAGCCCGCGGGGATCACCGATCTCGCCGAAGTGCTTGACCACCCCCACCACGAGCTCCGATACTCGCTGCGAGTGCTGGAAGAGGAGAACCTCATCGAGCCGACGGCGGAGGGCGCGGTGACGACCGGTGACGTCGTCGGGTCGATCGAAGCTGCAAACGCCGGACTGGAGGAGCTTCAGTCCGGACTCCGGGCGTGTGCAGCGGCATTCGGGTCGGACGAGGGACAGTCGAGCGAGGCGACGGAAGCGGATGCCCTCGAAGGAGAGAGACGGACGGAAGGGACAGCGGGCCGGGAAACAGAGCAGGCGGAAGGACAGCAAACGACCGACGCGTCGCCGGGCGAAGCGAGCAGCGAGTCGGCGTCGACGGCCGAGACGGCGTCTGCGACCGAGACGGAATCGGCGGCCGAGAACACCGATGAGACCGAATCGACGGCGGCCACCGAGGCGTCGGCCGACGCGCAGTCCTCTACTGCGACGACGGTCGAGACGGCCTCGAAAGTGCCCGACGTGGCGAGCGTGCAGAGTCCGGCCCGAGAGGAGCTGGCGTACGCCGATTTCGAGATCGAGGAGCAACTCGGACACGGGGGCAGCGGCGTCGTTCACGAGGCACAGTACCGCGTCGACGGTGAGCCGACGACGGTCGCCCTGAAGGTGCCGAACTTCGAGGGGACGATCACGTCGTCGGTGATCGAGGACTTCGAGCAGGAGGCGGAGACGTGGTCGTTGCTGTCGCCCCGGGACCACGTCGTCGGCGTCGTCGACAGCGGGACACAGCCCAAGCCCTGGATCGCCATGGAGTACATGGACGGCGGCACGCTGCGCGAGCGGCTCTCGGAGTTTTCCATCGAGCAGGCCGTCTGGACGTGCGAACGGATCGCGCAGGGAGTTCGCCACGACCAGACCGGCGTCCTCCACCTGGATCTCAAGCCCGAGAACGTCCTGTTTCGCCGGACCGGCGAGGGGAGCTGGGACGTGCCGAAGATCGCCGACTGGGGGCTGGCACGCACGCTCAAAGAACACCAGCCGACCGTCGAGGGCATGTCGCCGACCTACGCCGCCCCCGAGCAGTTCGACGCCGAGGAGTTCGGCGACCCCAGCAGCAAGACGGACATCTACCAGCTCGGCGTCCTCATGTACGAGGTACTGACCGGCCGGCCGCCCTTCGAGGGCAACAGCGTCGCGCTGATGAACGCGATCCTCACCGAGGAGCCCGAGCCACCGGCGGCGGTCGACGATCGCGTCCCGCAGGCCGTCAGCGACGCCGTGATGAAGGCGCTGCGAAAGGAGCCAGCGGAGCGGTTCAGTACCGTCGAGCGCCTCCAGTCCCAGCTCCGGGCACAGCTCTGA
- a CDS encoding HEAT repeat domain-containing protein: MSDTDEGEVHLDEARAFLATLPDDPAAYTEDDRSRIEELLLSDNHGVVHVTAQLAREAAARDPGAVASLVQPLIDAVVHTDRISRPTLVAAIAEFDRTRVAAAEPAFDRTPVARADPVGQYHRTLADTDNEELARSKRAAALAAIYDLFPQQVRDTVPTLLDCLEPTEDDLGLLCEAAGKALGTIAGKDEQVRAQVVERFERELDRGALPNKGVVYGVRNLVTCRSDSGASLVEPLVEATMQSGVESAVSEASRWHVVSAVETIAEDRPALLDPHVDRLTLLLTDDESMVRKGAIDLFGTLGETEPAVLERVADDLVAAADDSDSKIRRKAVTALAPLEARLAEAAERATRAHLSALSSAPDFEKSTVLGELGRLAEHCPDLVVDGLDGMVDHLDHQSWATRSSAASAIGRLGGERPAAVRPLVDQHATGAAVSAGTAPLLDLLDDAEESVRADAVDALGRIGAADRELADAVLPAVLATVDDGDPLVEQRGLQALGQIGEAHPDAVTDDHVSSVVTRLGHVSAMVRAAAAEAIGAFAEGGRELRAARDPLVDLLDDYYPSPRVEACGALAALGAASAAEQIAPLRTHYDDDVRAAAQAALAALDYDPGSSTERDAESPADAASGSERPAGARSEATDHRVRDEQSETTSESASTAIPTGQPTQAPSLSLDYGDVETGRVVGRGGNAIVREGTVEIDGASRTVAVKEPVTEGTQTADDIAAFEREARQWERLSDRAHVVAVIDWDVEPLPWIALEYMDGGSLADRIGACDDRQALWICERVANAVRHDQTGMAHLDLKPANILFEATPEGVWDVPKVADWGIARLLNEHGATAGGMTATYAAPEQFDPDTYGTPDSKTDIYQLGVVLYELLVGEPPFTGSDVAVMQSVLSEDPELPGERVDALPAGIDDTVETALAREPEHRFETIERLQSRLQAHLDEL; the protein is encoded by the coding sequence GTGAGCGACACCGACGAGGGCGAGGTCCACCTCGACGAGGCTCGCGCGTTCCTCGCGACGCTGCCCGACGACCCGGCCGCGTACACCGAGGACGACCGGTCGCGCATCGAGGAGCTGCTGCTGTCGGACAACCACGGCGTCGTCCACGTCACGGCGCAACTGGCCAGGGAGGCAGCGGCACGGGACCCAGGGGCAGTGGCATCGCTGGTCCAGCCGCTGATCGACGCGGTCGTCCACACCGACCGGATCAGCCGTCCGACGCTGGTGGCCGCGATCGCGGAGTTCGATCGCACACGAGTCGCGGCGGCAGAGCCAGCGTTCGACCGGACGCCGGTCGCGCGGGCCGATCCCGTCGGTCAGTACCACCGAACGCTGGCCGACACCGACAACGAGGAGCTCGCCCGCTCGAAGCGGGCGGCAGCACTCGCCGCGATCTACGACCTCTTTCCCCAGCAAGTCCGGGACACGGTCCCGACGCTGCTCGACTGTCTGGAACCGACCGAGGACGATCTCGGACTGCTCTGTGAAGCCGCCGGGAAGGCGCTGGGGACGATCGCGGGCAAAGACGAGCAGGTGCGCGCGCAGGTCGTGGAACGGTTCGAGCGCGAACTCGACCGCGGCGCGCTCCCGAACAAGGGGGTGGTGTACGGCGTGCGGAACCTCGTGACCTGCCGCTCGGACTCGGGGGCGTCGCTGGTCGAGCCGCTGGTCGAGGCGACGATGCAAAGCGGCGTCGAGAGCGCGGTCTCCGAGGCGTCTCGCTGGCACGTCGTCAGCGCGGTCGAGACGATCGCCGAGGACCGACCGGCGCTCCTCGATCCCCACGTAGACCGGCTCACACTGCTCCTGACGGATGACGAGTCGATGGTCAGGAAGGGGGCGATCGACCTGTTCGGGACGCTCGGCGAGACGGAGCCGGCCGTCCTCGAACGCGTCGCCGACGACCTCGTGGCCGCCGCCGACGATTCCGACTCGAAGATACGACGAAAGGCCGTGACCGCCCTCGCCCCGCTGGAGGCTCGACTGGCCGAGGCAGCCGAGCGCGCGACACGCGCGCACCTCTCGGCGCTGTCGTCGGCACCGGACTTCGAGAAGAGCACGGTGCTTGGCGAGCTGGGCCGGCTGGCCGAGCACTGCCCGGACCTGGTCGTCGACGGGCTGGACGGGATGGTCGACCACCTCGACCACCAGTCCTGGGCCACCAGATCGAGTGCGGCCTCTGCCATCGGTCGACTCGGCGGCGAACGCCCAGCGGCCGTTCGACCGCTGGTCGACCAGCACGCCACGGGAGCGGCCGTCTCGGCCGGGACGGCTCCCCTCCTCGATCTCCTCGACGACGCGGAGGAATCGGTCCGGGCGGACGCCGTCGACGCCCTCGGACGGATCGGCGCGGCCGATCGCGAACTGGCCGACGCCGTGCTCCCCGCCGTTCTCGCGACCGTCGACGACGGCGACCCACTCGTCGAACAACGAGGGCTCCAGGCGCTCGGCCAGATCGGCGAGGCCCATCCCGACGCGGTGACCGACGATCACGTCTCGTCGGTCGTCACTCGGCTGGGACACGTAAGCGCAATGGTCAGGGCGGCCGCGGCCGAGGCGATCGGCGCGTTCGCCGAGGGGGGTCGCGAGCTCCGCGCCGCGCGCGATCCGCTCGTCGACCTGCTCGACGACTACTACCCCAGTCCCCGCGTCGAAGCCTGCGGGGCGCTCGCGGCGCTCGGCGCGGCGTCGGCGGCCGAGCAGATCGCGCCACTCCGCACGCACTACGACGACGACGTGCGGGCGGCCGCCCAGGCGGCACTCGCGGCGCTCGACTACGATCCTGGCAGTTCGACCGAGCGGGATGCGGAGTCGCCGGCCGACGCGGCCTCCGGTTCGGAGCGCCCGGCGGGGGCACGGTCCGAGGCGACCGATCACCGGGTCCGCGACGAGCAGTCGGAGACCACCAGCGAGTCCGCTTCGACGGCGATACCGACCGGCCAGCCGACGCAGGCCCCGTCGCTGTCGCTGGACTACGGCGACGTGGAGACCGGTCGAGTCGTCGGCCGTGGCGGCAACGCGATCGTCCGGGAGGGGACAGTCGAGATCGACGGGGCGTCGCGGACGGTCGCCGTCAAAGAGCCCGTCACGGAGGGGACACAGACGGCCGACGACATCGCCGCCTTCGAGCGCGAGGCGCGGCAGTGGGAGCGACTCTCGGATCGGGCTCACGTCGTCGCCGTCATCGACTGGGACGTCGAGCCCCTCCCCTGGATCGCACTGGAGTACATGGACGGGGGATCGCTGGCGGACAGGATCGGCGCGTGTGACGACCGCCAGGCGCTGTGGATCTGTGAGCGCGTCGCGAACGCGGTCCGACACGACCAGACCGGGATGGCACACCTCGATCTCAAACCCGCGAACATCCTCTTCGAGGCGACGCCCGAGGGCGTCTGGGACGTGCCGAAGGTCGCCGACTGGGGAATCGCCCGACTGCTGAACGAGCACGGCGCGACTGCCGGCGGGATGACCGCGACGTACGCGGCACCGGAACAGTTCGATCCCGACACCTACGGGACGCCCGACAGCAAGACGGACATCTACCAGCTCGGGGTCGTCCTCTACGAACTCCTCGTCGGGGAGCCTCCCTTCACCGGTTCCGACGTGGCCGTGATGCAGAGCGTTCTGTCCGAGGACCCCGAACTGCCGGGCGAGCGAGTCGACGCTCTCCCCGCCGGGATCGACGACACCGTCGAGACGGCCCTCGCCAGGGAGCCAGAGCACCGCTTCGAGACGATCGAACGGTTGCAGTCGCGGCTGCAGGCCCACCTCGACGAGCTGTAG